The following coding sequences are from one Bradyrhizobium sp. 200 window:
- a CDS encoding CoA-transferase: MLSIITATEAASLVRDADTLIVGGNGGTGVAEAVLDALEQRFLGGGGPHGLTLINITGVGAVTEKGLCHLAHEGLIARVVGGNFGLQVPFMRLVRDELIDAYNFPQGVMSQLCRAMAAKHPGVLTHVGLDTYMDPRQDGGRMNARTSQPLVDLVELHGQSWLLYRAPTPPDFAIIRGTSADEDGYISMEHEGTTREDLSIAQAVHNAGGTVICQVKRIVKRGSIHPQMVKIPGFLIDHVVLEPDQMQTYGTVYDPARCGETRVPVVMIAPDPLTERRVIARRATFELRPRDVVNLGVGISAMIPNVAAEEGIADLITLTVESGVVGGVPGHAREFGTAINPRAILDQAYQFDFYDGGGLSCAFLSFAEVDVTGNVNVTRFGDRRDGSGGFIDITQNAKRLIFSGTMTAGKLDIGIENGRLAIRRDGAFRKFVPEVGQISFSAALAAQRGQEVSYVTERAVFQLESGGLTLTEIAPGVRLEQDVLAHMGFRPRISPNLRDMDPRIFRPGPMGIGQSFVELPARKRKVA; this comes from the coding sequence GTGCTGAGCATCATCACTGCGACAGAAGCCGCCAGCCTGGTCCGCGACGCCGATACGCTGATCGTCGGCGGCAATGGCGGCACCGGCGTGGCGGAAGCCGTCCTCGATGCGCTGGAGCAGCGCTTTCTCGGCGGCGGAGGGCCGCACGGCTTGACGCTGATCAACATCACCGGCGTCGGCGCCGTGACCGAGAAGGGCTTGTGCCATCTGGCCCACGAAGGCCTGATCGCGCGGGTGGTCGGCGGCAATTTCGGGCTGCAGGTACCGTTCATGCGGCTGGTGCGCGACGAGTTGATCGACGCTTACAACTTTCCGCAGGGGGTGATGAGCCAGCTCTGCCGCGCCATGGCCGCAAAGCATCCCGGCGTCCTCACCCATGTCGGCCTTGACACCTACATGGACCCGCGCCAGGACGGCGGCCGCATGAATGCACGCACCTCCCAGCCGCTGGTCGACCTCGTCGAGCTGCACGGACAATCATGGCTGCTCTACCGCGCGCCGACGCCGCCGGATTTCGCCATCATCCGCGGCACCTCGGCGGACGAAGACGGCTATATCAGCATGGAGCACGAGGGCACCACGCGCGAGGATCTGTCGATCGCGCAGGCCGTGCACAACGCCGGCGGCACCGTGATCTGCCAGGTGAAACGGATCGTCAAGCGCGGCTCGATCCATCCGCAGATGGTCAAGATCCCGGGCTTCCTGATCGACCATGTGGTGCTCGAACCCGACCAGATGCAGACCTACGGCACCGTCTACGATCCCGCCCGCTGCGGGGAGACCCGCGTGCCCGTTGTGATGATCGCGCCCGACCCGCTTACCGAACGGCGGGTGATCGCCCGCCGCGCCACCTTCGAGCTGCGTCCGCGCGACGTCGTCAATCTCGGCGTCGGCATCTCCGCGATGATCCCCAATGTCGCCGCCGAGGAAGGCATCGCGGACCTGATCACGCTGACGGTCGAATCCGGCGTGGTCGGCGGCGTGCCGGGCCATGCGCGCGAGTTCGGCACCGCGATCAATCCGCGCGCCATCCTCGATCAGGCCTACCAGTTCGATTTCTACGACGGCGGCGGGCTGTCTTGCGCCTTCCTCTCGTTTGCGGAGGTGGACGTAACCGGCAATGTCAACGTCACCCGCTTCGGCGACCGTCGCGACGGCTCAGGCGGCTTCATCGACATCACCCAGAACGCCAAGCGGTTGATCTTCAGCGGTACCATGACTGCCGGAAAACTCGACATCGGCATCGAGAACGGGCGGCTGGCGATCCGCCGCGACGGCGCCTTCCGCAAATTTGTGCCTGAGGTCGGCCAGATCAGCTTTAGTGCGGCGCTTGCCGCGCAACGCGGCCAGGAAGTCTCCTACGTCACCGAACGCGCCGTGTTCCAGCTGGAGAGTGGCGGCCTCACCTTGACCGAAATCGCCCCGGGCGTGCGTCTCGAGCAGGACGTGCTGGCGCATATGGGTTTTCGACCGCGCATCAGCCCCAACCTCCGGGATATGGACCCACGCATCTTCCGGCCGGGGCCGATGGGAATCGGCCAGAGCTTTGTCGAGCTGCCGGCACGCAAGCGCAAGGTCGCCTGA
- a CDS encoding MaoC family dehydratase, whose amino-acid sequence MGTTTTAPINLRYEDIELGTQFESAAHAVTPADIAAFADITRDHHPLHIDATYAKSRGFPAVIAHGLYGLSLMEGLKSELKLYEETSVASLGWDEVRFKGPVVVGDRLRVRFRFVEKRLTRNPTRGIVIEALVLINQRDEVVTEARHTSLILTRQPDQQFDTRDAT is encoded by the coding sequence ATGGGCACCACAACTACCGCGCCGATCAATCTCCGCTACGAGGATATCGAGCTCGGCACGCAGTTCGAGAGCGCGGCGCACGCGGTGACGCCGGCCGATATCGCGGCTTTCGCCGATATCACGCGCGACCATCACCCGCTGCATATCGACGCCACTTACGCGAAGTCGCGCGGCTTCCCGGCAGTGATAGCGCATGGACTGTACGGCCTTTCCCTGATGGAAGGTCTGAAGTCGGAGCTAAAACTCTATGAGGAGACCTCCGTCGCCTCGCTCGGCTGGGACGAGGTGCGTTTCAAGGGTCCGGTCGTCGTCGGCGACCGCTTGCGCGTGCGCTTCCGTTTCGTGGAGAAGCGCCTGACCCGCAATCCCACGCGCGGCATCGTCATCGAGGCGCTCGTCCTGATCAACCAGCGCGATGAAGTGGTGACGGAAGCGCGTCATACATCGCTGATCCTCACCCGCCAGCCGGATCAGCAATTCGACACGCGGGACGCGACATGA
- a CDS encoding LacI family DNA-binding transcriptional regulator: MSVTLKDVAHAARVSVSTASRALGGSGLTSERTQQRLMRIARELGYRPNPIARGLKTGQSRLVGLLVHNLTNASFHVMAEVVQARLKALGYQMLLCIDGDDPQQESDTLTTLADHRVDGLIVVPTGKNGAALKALANDIPIVCLVRRDDATDLETVLADDAEGAYVGARYLVGLGHRRVGLIVGRSDTTSGRERLSGYVRALREASIPLDDTLIHAGHYEPETGAASCRKLLDLAQPPSAIFVANHEATLGVLRVTAERGLSIPDDLSLLCYEHSPWFEWHRPAISIVDNGARDLANLAVDRLLHRMDAKENGTDGVREYRVGARLVKRDSCRPFDPSATKSSVSRSSVSEA, encoded by the coding sequence ATGAGCGTCACGCTCAAAGATGTGGCACACGCGGCCCGCGTTTCGGTCAGCACGGCTTCGCGCGCGCTGGGCGGCAGCGGCCTGACGAGCGAGCGGACGCAGCAGCGCCTGATGCGCATTGCCCGCGAGCTCGGCTACCGGCCGAACCCGATTGCGCGCGGGCTCAAGACCGGGCAATCGCGACTGGTCGGCCTTTTGGTCCACAATCTCACCAACGCGTCGTTTCACGTGATGGCCGAGGTGGTGCAGGCGCGGCTGAAGGCGCTCGGCTATCAGATGCTGCTGTGCATCGACGGAGATGATCCGCAACAGGAGAGCGACACGCTGACCACGCTTGCCGACCACCGCGTCGACGGCTTGATCGTCGTGCCCACGGGCAAGAACGGCGCCGCGCTGAAAGCGCTCGCCAATGACATCCCGATCGTCTGCCTGGTGCGCCGTGACGACGCGACCGACCTCGAAACCGTGCTCGCCGACGATGCGGAAGGCGCCTATGTCGGCGCGCGCTATCTGGTTGGACTCGGGCACCGGCGGGTCGGCCTCATCGTCGGCCGCTCGGATACGACGTCGGGACGCGAGCGACTGTCGGGTTATGTCCGCGCCTTGCGCGAGGCGTCGATTCCATTGGACGACACGTTGATCCACGCCGGCCATTACGAGCCGGAGACCGGCGCGGCCTCCTGTCGCAAGCTGTTGGATCTCGCCCAACCGCCCAGCGCGATCTTCGTCGCCAACCATGAAGCAACGCTCGGCGTGCTACGCGTGACGGCGGAACGCGGCCTGTCGATTCCCGATGATCTCTCCTTGCTCTGTTACGAGCATTCGCCCTGGTTCGAATGGCACCGCCCCGCCATCAGCATCGTCGACAACGGCGCGCGCGACCTTGCCAATCTCGCCGTCGATCGCCTGCTGCATCGCATGGACGCCAAGGAGAACGGCACCGACGGTGTGCGTGAATATCGCGTCGGCGCCCGGCTGGTGAAACGCGATTCCTGCCGTCCGTTCGACCCATCCGCAACCAAGTCTTCCGTGTCCAGATCTTCCGTTTCCGAGGCCTGA
- a CDS encoding ABC transporter substrate-binding protein yields MRFLKAFPALIVLVGLATAAHAQSCTSKVPASSLIEAGKWQMSINPTLPPQQFVDDKGELQGLNVELAREIAKRICIEPVFLRMDFPPMIPALRSGRFDTINTGLFWTEERSKMLYLVPYALQAISIYTDPSSSLRLEKFEDLAGRVVGVESATYTERKAREFNAAMVAKGLKEIELRTFTTVTATSAALRAGQLEAALNINETANSLEQRGIAKIWVRDIAGTEITFAFRDKLLAQAMANALTAIRADGTYDKLFDKFGMTKLKTTTFAIRGDGPTN; encoded by the coding sequence ATGCGATTTCTCAAGGCCTTCCCCGCCCTCATCGTGCTGGTCGGTCTCGCCACCGCAGCTCACGCCCAGAGCTGCACGTCGAAAGTGCCGGCATCGAGCCTGATCGAAGCCGGCAAATGGCAGATGTCGATCAACCCGACCCTGCCGCCGCAGCAATTCGTCGATGACAAGGGTGAGCTGCAGGGGCTCAATGTCGAGCTCGCCCGCGAGATCGCCAAGCGCATCTGCATCGAGCCGGTGTTTTTGCGGATGGATTTTCCGCCGATGATCCCGGCTTTGCGCTCCGGCCGCTTCGATACCATCAACACCGGCCTGTTCTGGACCGAGGAGCGCTCGAAGATGTTGTACCTCGTGCCCTACGCGCTGCAGGCGATCAGCATTTATACCGATCCCTCCTCCAGTCTGAGGCTGGAAAAGTTCGAAGATCTCGCCGGCCGGGTCGTCGGCGTCGAGTCGGCGACCTACACCGAGCGCAAGGCCCGCGAGTTCAACGCCGCGATGGTGGCGAAAGGCCTTAAAGAGATCGAGCTCCGCACCTTCACGACCGTCACCGCGACCTCGGCCGCCTTGCGCGCCGGACAGCTTGAGGCGGCACTCAACATCAACGAAACCGCCAACTCGCTCGAGCAGCGCGGGATCGCAAAGATCTGGGTCAGGGACATCGCCGGCACCGAAATCACCTTCGCCTTCCGCGACAAGCTGCTGGCGCAGGCGATGGCGAATGCGCTGACGGCGATCCGTGCCGACGGCACCTATGACAAGCTGTTCGACAAGTTTGGCATGACCAAGCTGAAGACCACCACCTTCGCCATCCGCGGCGACGGTCCCACCAACTGA
- a CDS encoding acyl-CoA dehydrogenase family protein codes for MDRFYTQDQKALRDTTRRFAQAEILPRAAAIDREDRFDRSLYKGMADLGLFGICLPERAGGAGLDAIAACITMEELARCSGAVANAFAIPVEAVLFFDQHGTEAHKALIPQILNGAIVPATAVSEPDHGSDVAGIRTTAVRDGNGFVLNGTKAWVTLGGVADRIMVFARTGTEAGHRAISCLLVDATTPGIARGKNEELLGMHGLEDCQITFSGVRLTADSLMGPENQAFKMAMSNFNFSRLMMASMALGMAQAAFEDATAYAKDRKQFGQPIIGFQAVQFMLADMATDIAAARLLIHHAARLHDAGEPIAKEAAQAKLFTTDMAMKHVSNALQIHGGNGYSREYRIERLFRDVRLAQIYEGTNQIQRLIIARQVEKEAA; via the coding sequence ATGGACCGTTTCTACACCCAGGACCAGAAGGCGTTGCGAGACACGACGCGGCGGTTCGCGCAAGCCGAGATCCTGCCGCGCGCGGCCGCGATCGATCGCGAAGACCGCTTCGACCGTTCGCTCTACAAGGGCATGGCCGACCTCGGCCTGTTCGGCATCTGCCTGCCCGAACGCGCGGGCGGCGCGGGGCTCGACGCGATCGCGGCCTGCATCACCATGGAAGAGCTGGCACGCTGTTCGGGAGCGGTAGCCAACGCCTTCGCTATTCCCGTCGAGGCGGTGCTGTTCTTCGACCAGCATGGCACCGAGGCCCACAAGGCGCTGATCCCGCAGATTTTGAACGGCGCGATCGTTCCTGCCACCGCCGTTTCCGAGCCCGACCATGGTTCGGACGTCGCCGGCATCAGGACGACCGCCGTGCGCGACGGCAATGGCTTTGTGCTCAACGGCACCAAGGCCTGGGTGACGCTCGGCGGCGTCGCCGACCGCATCATGGTGTTCGCGCGCACCGGCACTGAGGCCGGGCACCGCGCCATCTCCTGCCTGCTCGTCGACGCCACGACGCCGGGCATCGCGCGCGGCAAGAACGAAGAGCTTCTGGGCATGCACGGCCTGGAAGATTGCCAGATCACCTTCTCCGGCGTGCGACTGACGGCCGACAGCCTGATGGGGCCCGAGAACCAGGCCTTCAAGATGGCCATGAGCAATTTCAATTTCAGCCGGCTGATGATGGCATCGATGGCGCTCGGAATGGCGCAGGCCGCATTCGAGGATGCCACCGCTTACGCAAAAGACCGCAAGCAGTTCGGCCAGCCGATCATCGGTTTCCAGGCGGTGCAGTTCATGCTGGCCGACATGGCAACCGACATTGCCGCCGCGCGCCTTCTGATCCACCACGCCGCGCGCCTGCATGATGCCGGCGAGCCGATCGCCAAGGAAGCAGCCCAGGCAAAACTGTTTACCACCGACATGGCGATGAAGCACGTCTCCAACGCCCTGCAGATCCATGGCGGCAACGGCTATTCGCGCGAATACCGTATCGAGCGGCTGTTTCGCGACGTGCGCCTCGCCCAGATCTATGAGGGCACCAACCAGATCCAGCGCCTCATCATCGCCCGCCAGGTCGAGAAAGAAGCCGCATGA
- a CDS encoding dihydrodipicolinate synthase family protein translates to MKMFRGTYTVMITPFTPAGDVDVEALRGFVDWQIGQRIHGLIPLGSTGEFLSLDDDEKALVAETVIAQAAGRVPVLIGTGAEDTREVVRLSRRAESLGADGVMIIPPFYSTPTDDEIVHHYKTVADAISLPIMVYNNPATANVDLKPPLVARLAEIDNCLYIKESTLDVTRVRDIIRHCGDRMTVFGGILGFESFIEGAQGWVAVASNVAPHAMARIFSLVADEGAIDTARKLYLDYLPLIEFVGGQAYVAGTKALLSHMGFAAGLPRPPRLPLPPLQDAAACALVAKFGLVWPGTVAASRQVAGSAS, encoded by the coding sequence ATGAAGATGTTTCGCGGTACCTACACCGTCATGATCACGCCGTTCACGCCAGCCGGCGACGTTGACGTGGAGGCGTTGCGCGGTTTCGTCGATTGGCAGATCGGGCAGAGGATTCACGGATTGATTCCGCTTGGCTCGACCGGCGAATTCCTGTCCCTCGACGACGACGAGAAGGCGCTGGTGGCCGAGACGGTCATTGCCCAAGCGGCGGGGCGCGTGCCGGTGCTGATCGGGACTGGTGCGGAGGATACGCGGGAGGTGGTCCGCCTCAGCCGTCGTGCCGAAAGTTTGGGCGCCGACGGTGTGATGATCATCCCGCCATTTTATTCGACGCCGACCGACGATGAGATCGTCCACCACTACAAGACGGTGGCAGATGCGATCTCGCTGCCGATCATGGTCTACAACAACCCCGCGACTGCCAATGTCGATCTTAAGCCGCCGCTGGTGGCGCGCCTCGCCGAGATCGACAACTGCCTCTACATCAAGGAGTCGACGCTCGATGTGACGCGCGTGCGCGATATTATCCGTCACTGTGGCGACCGGATGACCGTGTTCGGCGGCATTTTGGGGTTTGAATCGTTCATCGAAGGCGCGCAGGGCTGGGTGGCGGTTGCCTCCAACGTTGCGCCGCACGCCATGGCGCGCATCTTCAGCCTCGTCGCTGATGAAGGTGCGATCGATACAGCGCGAAAGCTCTATCTCGACTATCTGCCGCTGATCGAATTCGTCGGCGGCCAGGCTTACGTCGCCGGCACCAAAGCGCTGCTCAGCCACATGGGCTTTGCCGCAGGCTTGCCGCGTCCGCCGCGATTGCCTTTGCCGCCATTACAGGATGCCGCTGCGTGTGCTCTGGTGGCGAAATTCGGTCTGGTATGGCCGGGCACGGTCGCTGCATCAAGGCAGGTAGCTGGAAGCGCGTCATGA